One window of the Eucalyptus grandis isolate ANBG69807.140 chromosome 8, ASM1654582v1, whole genome shotgun sequence genome contains the following:
- the LOC104417114 gene encoding agamous-like MADS-box protein AGL62: MDNKTQKKDAPKSRSRDPSSAADLYSECPLESIVELFTLGYAALSLGRPRKQDTRRAIDIYSDCALDSIIVLFRLGQAALSLGCPQNQASLGRVEDPGTSPSHVVSQSEGEQRENLHELSEQNSEFSKRLGAARKDLVELRREVEKSPIEGWWHAPVDQLSLEELKLYKRKYEELSKILTKAIEDRTTDSHVNDSEEPPRIDP; encoded by the coding sequence ATGGACAATAAGACTCAGAAGAAGGATGCTCCAAAAAGTCGATCTCGTGATCCTAGCAGTGCTGCTGACCTCTACTCGGAATGTCCGTTGGAGTCGATAGTTGAGCTCTTCACCTTGGGTTATGCAGCCTTGTCTCTTGGCCGTCCTCGCAAGCAAGATACTAGGAGAGCTATTGACATCTATTCAGATTGTGCGTTGGACTCGATAATTGTACTCTTCCGCTTGGGCCAGGCAGCCTTATCTCTTGGTTGTCCTCAAAATCAAGCCAGTCTCGGCCGAGTCGAAGATCCAGGCACATCCCCTTCTCATGTTGTTAGCCAATCCGAAGGCGAACAAAGGGAGAATCTACATGAGCTATCTGAACAGAACTCAGAATTTTCGAAGAGACTGGGAGCTGCAAGAAAGGACCTTGTTGAACTCCGGCGAGAGGTAGAGAAATCCCCAATCGAAGGCTGGTGGCATGCACCAGTGGACCAACTCTCCTTGGAGGAGCTGAAACTTTATAAGAGAAAGTACGAGGAATTAAGCAAGATTTTAACAAAAGCAATTGAAGACCGGACAACTGATTCTCATGTCAACGATTCTGAAGAACCTCCTAGGATTGATCCCTAG